Genomic segment of Rhodococcus rhodochrous:
CGAGTCCGCGATCGACGTCTCGACCGCATCGGGACGCCCGACGCGGCGTAGCCTCGCCAAGGCGGAACGCCGACGGGACCTCCTGCGTGCCGCGGCGCACCTGATCGCCGAACGCGGATTCCCCGGAGTCCGCCTCGAAGATCTCGGTGCGGCCGTGGGGATCAGCGGTCCCGCTGTGTACCGGCACTTCCCCAACAAGGACGCCCTGCTCGTCGAGATCCTCGTCGAGATCAGCCGCCGCCTCCTCGCAGGTGGCACGCAGGTCGCCGAGACGACACCCGACCCGCGCGACGCCCTCGAGGGGCTGGTCGACTTCCATCTCGACTTCGCGCTGGGCGAGCCCGATCTCATCCGCGTGCAGGACCGCGAGTTCACGTCCCTTCCGGACGAGGGGCAGCGGGAGGTGAGGGTGACCCAGCGTCGCTACGTCGAGATCTGGGTCGACGTCCTGCGCCGCATCGACCCCGCACTCCCCGAATCCGACGCCCGCACGATGGCGCACGCGACCTTCGGACTCATCAACTCGACACCGCACAGCGCCGACCCACGCTCCCCGGAGGGCACCCGCGCAGTGCTGCGACGCATGGCACTGGCCGCTCTCGCCGCGACCCCCTCGGCTCTCGCGGCAGAGCCGGCCCGAACGGAGACCGCATGAGCTACTTCGAACGACTCGGCCCGACCTCCTTCCGCGCCACCGAACACGTCGGTGGGGCGTGGAACGAGGCGGAGCAGCACATCGCGCCCGCTCTCGGACTGATCGCCCACGTCGTCGAATGCGACCGCGACGCGCGGCGCGACGACGATCTCGCGATCGGACGCCTGTCGTACGACATCCTCGGCACCGTGCCCGTCGGTCCCGTCGTCACGACCGTCGAGGTCCTGCGGCCCGGACGCACCATCG
This window contains:
- a CDS encoding TetR/AcrR family transcriptional regulator, encoding MTESAIDVSTASGRPTRRSLAKAERRRDLLRAAAHLIAERGFPGVRLEDLGAAVGISGPAVYRHFPNKDALLVEILVEISRRLLAGGTQVAETTPDPRDALEGLVDFHLDFALGEPDLIRVQDREFTSLPDEGQREVRVTQRRYVEIWVDVLRRIDPALPESDARTMAHATFGLINSTPHSADPRSPEGTRAVLRRMALAALAATPSALAAEPARTETA